A single window of Rhizobium sp. CCGE531 DNA harbors:
- a CDS encoding FadR/GntR family transcriptional regulator — protein sequence MLTPLPSIDRTQQVIDALSTFIESSKLRAGDRLPTERELMAALSVGRSTIREVITYFQALGVMETRKGSGTYLLKPVSKATIHMPLSLDPPHLRDALLQTLEVRRGIECEAGMVAARKRTDEDIVIIEEKLNEMERVHMAKGTSGPEDLAFHLAVYDATHNPLFRQLLEQMRETFERFWDHPFDRQDFARRSFPYHRTLFNAIVDQDPEAARAETLKILDVVEEDIKEMSK from the coding sequence ATGCTGACACCTCTTCCCTCCATCGACCGGACGCAGCAAGTGATCGACGCGCTGTCGACCTTCATCGAGTCGTCGAAGCTGCGGGCGGGCGACAGGCTGCCGACCGAGCGCGAACTGATGGCAGCACTTTCCGTGGGGCGTTCGACCATCCGCGAGGTGATCACCTACTTCCAGGCACTCGGCGTCATGGAGACCCGCAAGGGCAGCGGCACGTATCTACTGAAGCCGGTTTCCAAGGCGACCATCCATATGCCGCTTTCCCTCGATCCGCCGCATCTGCGCGATGCGCTGCTGCAGACGCTGGAGGTCCGCCGCGGCATCGAATGCGAGGCCGGCATGGTGGCGGCAAGGAAGCGCACGGACGAGGATATCGTCATCATCGAAGAGAAGCTCAACGAGATGGAGCGCGTCCACATGGCCAAGGGCACGTCCGGGCCTGAGGATCTTGCCTTCCATCTGGCGGTCTACGACGCCACGCACAATCCGCTGTTCCGGCAGCTTCTCGAACAGATGCGCGAAACCTTCGAACGCTTCTGGGATCATCCCTTTGATCGGCAGGATTTTGCCCGCCGGTCCTTCCCTTATCATCGCACGCTGTTCAACGCGATCGTCGACCAGGATCCCGAGGCGGCGCGCGCCGAAACACTGAAGATTCTCGACGTTGTCGAGGAAGACATCAAGGAAATGTCCAAATGA
- a CDS encoding PLP-dependent transferase, translated as MTDGLEPFELASLITAHDDGNFAEAVVPPIFQTSLFTFSSYDEMIASYRGEKVRPIYTRGLNPTVRMFEEMLAKLEGGEDALGFASGMAAISSAVLSFVEPGDRIVAVKHVYPDAFRLFGTVLKRMKVEVTYVDGRDEEAVAKALPGAKVFYMESPTSWVMEAHDVGALAALAKQHGVVSMIDNSWATPYFQQPLKLGVDLVIHSASKYLGGHSDVVAGVVAGSTEMIARLKAEAYPYLGGKLSPFDAWLLIRGLRTLPIRMKAHEAAAMTIAKRLQELDVVEQVCHPGLANRLPAGLNGTSGLFSFIFREGVDIRAFADHLTLFKLGVSWGGHESLIVPGEVVLQQKAQPNSAHTFGINPRSVRLHIGLEGTEALWKELEEAIAAAS; from the coding sequence ATGACTGACGGGCTAGAGCCGTTCGAACTTGCGTCCCTTATCACAGCCCATGACGACGGCAATTTCGCCGAGGCCGTGGTGCCGCCGATCTTCCAGACGTCGCTGTTCACCTTCTCAAGCTACGACGAGATGATCGCCTCCTATCGCGGCGAAAAGGTGCGGCCGATCTATACGCGCGGCCTCAACCCGACCGTGCGCATGTTCGAGGAGATGCTGGCAAAGCTCGAGGGCGGCGAGGATGCGCTCGGATTTGCGAGCGGCATGGCCGCGATCTCGTCGGCCGTGCTGAGCTTCGTCGAGCCGGGAGACCGGATCGTTGCGGTCAAGCATGTCTATCCCGATGCCTTCCGCCTTTTCGGCACGGTCCTGAAGCGCATGAAGGTCGAGGTGACCTATGTCGACGGCCGCGATGAGGAAGCTGTCGCCAAGGCGCTTCCCGGCGCCAAGGTCTTCTACATGGAAAGCCCGACCAGCTGGGTCATGGAAGCGCATGATGTCGGCGCGCTGGCGGCCCTTGCCAAGCAGCATGGCGTCGTCTCGATGATCGACAACAGCTGGGCCACGCCCTACTTCCAGCAGCCGCTGAAGCTCGGCGTCGATCTCGTCATCCATTCCGCCTCCAAATATCTCGGCGGCCATAGCGACGTCGTCGCCGGCGTCGTTGCCGGTTCGACGGAAATGATCGCGCGGCTGAAGGCCGAAGCCTATCCCTATCTCGGCGGCAAGCTTTCTCCCTTCGACGCATGGCTTTTGATCCGCGGTCTGCGAACACTGCCGATCCGCATGAAGGCGCATGAGGCTGCGGCGATGACGATCGCCAAGCGGCTGCAGGAGCTCGATGTCGTCGAGCAGGTCTGCCATCCGGGCCTCGCGAACCGACTGCCGGCCGGCCTGAACGGCACCTCGGGCCTGTTTTCTTTCATCTTCCGCGAGGGCGTCGATATCCGCGCCTTCGCGGATCACCTCACGCTCTTCAAGCTGGGTGTGAGCTGGGGCGGGCACGAGAGCCTGATCGTGCCGGGCGAAGTCGTGCTGCAGCAGAAGGCCCAGCCGAATTCGGCGCATACCTTCGGCATCAATCCGCGCTCCGTACGTCTCCATATCGGCCTCGAAGGAACCGAGGCTCTATGGAAAGAGCTCGAGGAGGCGATCGCCGCCGCCTCGTAA
- a CDS encoding sugar ABC transporter substrate-binding protein: MKRLITAALFTAMMAGTAFADTTLKLVEVITSPERTETLKSIVAKFEAANPGTKVDIISLPWNEAFQKFATMVSAGDTPDVMEMPDTWLSLYGNNGMLESLEPYLAKWEHTSELTPRALQLGRDVKNTAYMLPYGFYLRAMFYNKKILKDAGIAEPPKTMDEFVKASEAVSKLPGKYGYCMRGGPGGLNGWMIFAASMAGDNKYFKDDGTSTMSSPGWAKGIEWMVDLYKKGYAPKDSVNWGFNEVVAGFYSGTCAFLDQDPDALIAVAERMKKDDFGVAPLPKGPDGKSFPTIGYAGWSMFASSQNKDLSWKLIATLEGKEGNLEWNKKIGALPAYTAAEKDSFYAGDQFKGWFQELADKDTVPTVMPTYLEEFAFFKDSLAIKTSQQALLGDISAKDLAAQWADYLTKAQQKFLAKK, encoded by the coding sequence ATGAAAAGACTGATAACAGCAGCACTCTTCACCGCCATGATGGCGGGCACCGCCTTTGCCGACACGACGCTGAAGCTCGTCGAAGTGATCACCAGCCCCGAACGCACCGAGACGCTCAAATCGATCGTCGCCAAGTTCGAGGCCGCAAATCCCGGCACCAAGGTCGACATCATCTCCCTGCCCTGGAACGAAGCCTTCCAGAAATTCGCCACCATGGTCTCGGCCGGCGACACGCCCGATGTGATGGAAATGCCGGACACCTGGCTGTCGCTCTACGGCAATAACGGCATGCTCGAAAGCCTGGAACCCTATCTGGCCAAGTGGGAGCATACGAGTGAACTGACGCCGCGCGCGCTTCAACTCGGCCGCGATGTGAAGAACACCGCCTATATGCTGCCCTACGGCTTCTATCTGCGCGCCATGTTCTACAACAAGAAGATCCTGAAGGATGCCGGTATCGCCGAGCCGCCGAAGACGATGGACGAGTTCGTCAAGGCATCCGAGGCCGTCTCAAAACTGCCGGGCAAATACGGCTACTGCATGCGCGGCGGTCCGGGTGGCCTCAATGGCTGGATGATCTTCGCCGCCTCCATGGCCGGCGACAACAAATACTTCAAGGATGACGGCACCTCGACGATGAGCAGCCCCGGCTGGGCCAAGGGCATCGAGTGGATGGTCGATCTCTACAAGAAGGGCTATGCGCCGAAGGACAGCGTCAACTGGGGCTTCAACGAAGTCGTCGCCGGCTTCTATTCCGGCACCTGCGCCTTCCTCGACCAGGACCCGGATGCCCTGATCGCTGTCGCCGAGCGCATGAAAAAGGATGATTTCGGCGTGGCGCCGCTGCCGAAGGGTCCCGATGGCAAATCTTTCCCGACCATCGGTTATGCCGGCTGGTCGATGTTTGCCAGCAGCCAGAACAAGGACCTGTCCTGGAAGCTGATCGCGACCCTTGAAGGCAAGGAAGGCAATCTGGAATGGAACAAGAAGATCGGTGCGCTCCCGGCCTACACGGCCGCGGAAAAGGACTCCTTCTATGCCGGCGATCAGTTCAAGGGCTGGTTCCAGGAACTCGCCGACAAGGACACCGTTCCCACAGTGATGCCGACCTATCTTGAAGAATTTGCATTCTTCAAGGATTCGCTCGCCATCAAGACCTCGCAGCAGGCGCTGCTTGGCGATATCTCGGCGAAGGACCTCGCCGCCCAGTGGGCCGACTACCTGACCAAGGCCCAGCAGAAATTCCTTGCCAAGAAATAA